Sequence from the Panicum virgatum strain AP13 chromosome 5N, P.virgatum_v5, whole genome shotgun sequence genome:
GGTGCTACCTGCGCGCCGTCGTCGCGGGCCTCgcggcttctcctcctccttcctgtgGCCCTCCCCCTTCCCCGCTTCCAGGCCCCGCGGCCAGGCATCGGCGCGGCGCGCAGAGCACAGGCGACTCGCGGCCCGCGGCAGGCAGCCGCGCGCGCGACCCCCTCCGAGCAGGGGCTCGCCGGAACCGAGGCTGGCCGCCCGCCCAAGACCCCTCCGTCGGCGAATTGATTCGTTGGGATCCCGAGCTCCAGGTCGCCACCTCGGCCAATCACCCGAGCCACGAGGCCCGCGGCAGttccgcgcgcggccgccggcgctcggACCCCTCAGGCGCGCGCCCCCTGCAGTCGCGCGTACGGCCGGCCGCTCAGGCGAATCGCGGAGCTCGACCCCTCCGGTGCGTGGCCCCCAGAACAGGGGAGCCGTGGCTCTCGCGGCGCTCACCCATCTCCGGCGCCCCTCCGGCAAGATCCTCTACGTGTAAGAACCAATTCCATTCGattccgccgctgccgctgcgctGCGTCGCGGAAGTGCCTGCACCACCCTCCGCCCAAGCCGAGCATGAACGGCGTCAGCGACGCGCACGCGGCCTCGATGATGCAGGCGTTCGGCAGGTAGTGGCCCTCGTTGGGGGACGCGTGCATGGAGGTTGACACCGCGGCATGGGGGATGAGTGCCACGACGACAGGGACAGCCGCGGTAGCAGCATCAAGACCAACGGCGCCGACAGCAGCGAGACCGAGTCCGAGGAGTGCATGCATTTGGTTTGTTGTTGTTAATGTAATATTTGTTAAATTAGTTTGGTGTGTGAGATTGTCAGTTGAATTGCTGTCCAAATTTTACTACAATTTCTGTATTCAAAATGTCAACTTGTTGGTAAAAATACAATTATCGTAAAAAATAGGGGTAAAAATGTATGGGTAAAGTTGTCCATTTGTCCAAGAATTAACACCGTTACTTGGACTTAACAGGCTAGGGGTAAACTCAGCATTCGTTTTGAAATCGCAGTAGTAAAAtcacaaaattaaaaaaaataagaacaaaatcaccattatgttgtaaaataggGGTAGAAACACTTTTGTTCCAATATTTTTTGAATACCGGATCCGGCCACCCCGCGCCCATCGGCGGATCCGTGCTCGGTGGCACCGGATCCAGCCTCCTATGGTGGTGCCGGCGCCATCACGAGCTGCTCGCTCCGTCGATCGAGACAGCCGCGTGCCTAGATGTGAGGGAGAAGAGGGCCGCTCAGGtgagcggcggagcgggggAGAAGAAATTTAGCTGGCTCGACGCCAAGAACTCCCCCATAAGAACTGTCTCACCTGCGTTAGCATTTAGAAACACAATTTTGACATCTATCTGATATAGATGTAAATCATACGGCCGGAGAGCTGGGATCTATTTACTTACTTGATGATCATTGCTAGGCTGGCTATGCGCCAGAGGGGAGCAAGCTAATGCGCGTCCAGGCATGCATGCTGTCGTGGTGATGCCTAGCGTGTcctctagctagctagcgtaCGTTACTGCGTGAGCCGTTTCTTCCTATCCAGCATGCAGGTCAcacttgctgacgtcattagtTTAATTTCTTCCTGAATCCTGATTATATTGAGCATTTGTACAGCTAGCTAGCCAGAGCTGCAAATGACGATGATAGTAAATATAGAGCTAGCTCTTACATTCCAGCCCCAAAATGACTGCAGAAACTATTAATTCAGGTTTTCCATGTCATGAGGCATCATGTTCATATACAATGCATGCATTGCATGCTGTGTTAGTCATTGGTGATAAGCTGGATTACGATCTGCAGCCATTGTTTAGCTCAGGCGGCGTTTTACTCTCTTGTCTGTTTTTTAGGTAAAATTTTACTCTCTTCCTGTTTTAGATTCTAGTCTGATGAAGCAACTATTCATTCCGATGTAATCCTGTCGTCCTGGCGACGCGAGCGAGCTGTTTCTGTTTGTTCGCCGTCTGGAATctggcggccggccggcatgccgtcgtcgtcgtcggtgcCGGGCAGGCCGGAGAAGGCCGCAACCACGGCTGCGACTGCGAGCAGCACTTTCCACGTGCTCAACTCTGGGGGACATGGGGCGTATGTGCGTTCGCCGCCGGTGCCCGCCATCGGCGGCTACGGCGCCTATCCAAGCACCGGCACCGGCGTCGGCGTCCCGGCGCATACTCCCGGCGGAGCGCTTGCCCCGCAGATGCTGCAGCAGCTTATGATCTTGGCTGGCTGGGGTACCCGCCCGCCATGGCTCCACAACTACGCGTCCATGTCCCCGCGGGGccagccgctgctgctcccctctGGGCctggaggcagcggcggcggcggcgcaataAGCCGCCGCAGGCCGCCAAACGTGACGCCACTGCAgattgccgccgccggcacgggATCAGCAGCTTCAGGTAGCAAGAAGAAGGCCGCGTCTCCAGCGAAAAGCCAGGCCGCAGATGGCGCGGTGCAGCGGCTGCCCCCTGTGCTCGCCATGCCGACGACTGCTGGCGCCCAAGGGACGGCCCGCGTCCGGAGGCGCAAGGACAGCGACAAGCCGGAGTCGTCCAGGAAACCCAGGCAGATCAGGGCCGCCGGCAAGCAGCCGGGTCCGCACGCGCAAAGCAACCATCTTCAGATCGTTCCTGCAGTTTCGCCGCCGCCAGGCAACATCgtcaggaagaggaagagcgcTGCGGCTGCCTCGTCGAGCAGCGTCAGATGTAACCTGGTGGTCGCCAGGGGGAGgagcgtggtggcggcggcgaagaagCACACCGTACTGACGTGGCTGATCGACGCCGGCTTCCTGTCCGACAGAGAGAAGGTGTTCTACGTCCCAggggacggcgccggcgccgccgagaaGGTGGTCTCGGGCGCGGTCACCCGGACGGGCGTCCACTGCAGCTGCTGCGACGGCGTCGTGCCGCTGCCGGTGTTTGCGGCCCACGCCGCCGGGCAGCGCGATCCCGGGCAGCGGCCGTGGGAGAAGCTCCTGCTCGTCTCCGGCAATTCCCTCCTGCGGCGCATGCAGGAGGcgtgggagagggagagggtcaGGACCTTCCAGTCGCAGGAGAAGCTGAGAGCCGCGCTGGAGCAGGACAAGGACAAGAGCGCGCAGGCCAAGAGGAGGCTCCTGGCAAAGCACAGGAAGGGGGGCATCGCCATGTCTCCAAGGATGAAGCTGAGGTTAGGGGAGACCAAGGACGCAAGCGACGACGCCTGCGGCGTCTGCGCTGACGGTGGGGAGCTCCTGTGCTGCGACAGCTGCCCCTCCACCTTCCACCCGGAGTGCCTCGCCAtcaaggttccctttccttctgAATTGTTGACCTGGTTTGGCCTCTTGGTTTGTCTGAATTATTGATCAGCATTCCATTTCCATGTAGCTAATATATAGAATGCTGCTGTATTGTATGAGATGAGATTGATTTCAGGTTCCAGAGGGGTCGTGGGCGTGCCACTACTGTCGATGCATCCTGTGCATGGGAAGTGATGAGCAGGGCCTGTCCACATGCCAACGATGCAGTAGCAAGTGTAAGCATCTACGGAGTACTACTTCGTTCACTGCCTTGAAAACTTCTGATGATTACTCTTCTCTAAAAAAATGAGGAACTGATGTGGTGAAGTGGCAACTCCTCTACTGCAGACCATCAGCACTGCCGTCCCTTGCTGAACAATGGGCACGATATCGGGGCGTACTGCAGCGAGGCCTGCAAGAAGGTGAGCAATTGCTGACAGACGGCTACTTCAGTTGTACTACTACTGTGCTAGCTGGCTGCATTGTAGCTTGATCTTCCAATGCGAATAGTAAATTTTTTTATGACTTTTATTCTTGTTAAGAAGCCGAATGttgttttacaaattttttttcagcTGTCTGCTCAGCTGTCAGATATGATAGGAGTAACGAACCCCACCCAAGATGGTTTCTCATGGTCCCTCTTGAAGATTCAGAAAGACGAACTGGACGGTTCCCAGGACATGCCTTTCGTCCTTGAGGGCAATCTGAAGCTTGCGGTGGCGCTTGGCGTGCTGAATGAGTGCTTTAACCCTGTGAAAGATCGAAGAACTAACATTGATATGCTCCATCAAGCTGTTTATAGCCTGGGGTGAGTTACGTTGTTTCAGAATTCAGAGGGAGGATCAACAGACGCGTACTGCAGCTACAATCAGTTAGTGCGGTAACCGTCCCTGACACGTCATGCATATTTGTGCTCTGCTTCAACAGGTCAGAGTTTAAACGTCTAAGCTACGAAGGATTCTACACCATGATTCTAGAGAAGGATGGAGAGATCATTTCAGCAGCCTTGCTGAGGTCATATATACCTTCAGTACCTTATTAGCTTGTTGGCATGATCTAATTATACACACATGCA
This genomic interval carries:
- the LOC120675145 gene encoding uncharacterized protein LOC120675145; its protein translation is MPSSSSVPGRPEKAATTAATASSTFHVLNSGGHGAYVRSPPVPAIGGYGAYPSTGTGVGVPAHTPGGALAPQMLQQLMILAGWGTRPPWLHNYASMSPRGQPLLLPSGPGGSGGGGAISRRRPPNVTPLQIAAAGTGSAASGSKKKAASPAKSQAADGAVQRLPPVLAMPTTAGAQGTARVRRRKDSDKPESSRKPRQIRAAGKQPGPHAQSNHLQIVPAVSPPPGNIVRKRKSAAAASSSSVRCNLVVARGRSVVAAAKKHTVLTWLIDAGFLSDREKVFYVPGDGAGAAEKVVSGAVTRTGVHCSCCDGVVPLPVFAAHAAGQRDPGQRPWEKLLLVSGNSLLRRMQEAWERERVRTFQSQEKLRAALEQDKDKSAQAKRRLLAKHRKGGIAMSPRMKLRLGETKDASDDACGVCADGGELLCCDSCPSTFHPECLAIKVPEGSWACHYCRCILCMGSDEQGLSTCQRCSSKYHQHCRPLLNNGHDIGAYCSEACKKLSAQLSDMIGVTNPTQDGFSWSLLKIQKDELDGSQDMPFVLEGNLKLAVALGVLNECFNPVKDRRTNIDMLHQAVYSLGSEFKRLSYEGFYTMILEKDGEIISAALLRFHGRKMAEMPFAGTLPTYRKQGMMRRLVNAVEQVLASVQVERLVIPAIAGLVDTWKRSFSFRPLEPQLREDIKRLNLVVITGTTLLYKSVQAPLTDDELAFLEMERPLGSFTDLLAGNVSLHELVVVTGKSSSVPGSISSAAAPPPAASGWRSCGEASAMATLQAAYAHGNAASNLVHGMK